The Croceibacterium sp. TMG7-5b_MA50 genome segment GCACTTCGGTCACGGTGCGGGCGACCGGTTCCAGCTCCGCATAGTCGCGGCTGGCGGCGACGAACGCCTCCCCCTCCAGCTGGCCGGAGGCGAGGCGCGCCTCCAGCTCCGCGAAGCGGTTGGCGATCTGGGCCAGGCGGTCCTCTGGAATGGTCATGCCGGCTGGAAGTTTACACTAAGTTGACACCTGAACACGGTGCCTGCCGGGTCTACCTTGCGGCTAAACTTGCGCGACTTTACAACCATATAGGTTAGTTCCAGACGCCTGTCAATTGCGGTCACGCTGTACCCCCGATCGCCTGCCCGACCTGGGCCAGCAGGTCGGCATCGCCCTTCGTCCGCACGCCTTCGCCGGACAGGGCGAACAGGGTCAGCGCGCCGCCCTTCACCGCCTTGTCGAACCGCTTGCGGGGGGAGCCGCTGGCGACGAGTTCGGCGGAGAAGCCGGCGCGGCGGATGGCTGCAACCATTGCGGTGCCCTGCGCCAGCAGTGCGTCATCCTCGACCACGACGGCGGCCTGCGCGGGTGCTTCGGCCGGCGTGCCGACCAGCATCGCCAGCCGCTCGATCCCGGCGGCCCAGCCCACGGCCGGCGTCTGCGGCCCGCCCAAGCTTTCCATCAGCCCGTCATAGCGGCCACCGCCCAGCACGGTGCCCTGAGCGCCGAGCCGGTCGGTCACGAATTCGAACGCGGTGTGGCGGTAATAGTCGAGGCCGCGCACCAGCGCCGCATTGCGCGTCCACGCCACGCCCGCCGCGTCCAGCCCGCCGGTAACGGCGGCGAAGAAGTCCTGCGCCTCCGCGGAGAGGAACTGGTCGATCTGGGGCGCGTCGGCCACGAAACGGCGGTCGCGTTCGTCCTTGCTGTCGAGGATGCGCAGCGGGTTCTTCTCCAGCCGCTCCTGCGAATCCTCGCTGAGGTCGGCCCGCACACCCCGGAAGTGCTCCACCAGCGCGGCGCGCCAGGCATCGCGGCTGGCGCCGTCGCCCAGCGTATTGAGGTTGAGCGTCACGCCGCCCGCGATGCCCAGTTCCTTCAGCAACTGATCCGCCATGGCGAGCAGTTC includes the following:
- the hisS gene encoding histidine--tRNA ligase, which produces MSIKTPQAVRGTQDIFGAEAEAFAHVVGTFERVRRLYRFRRIEMPVFERTEVFSRSLGETTDVVSKEMYSFNDRGDESLTLRPEFTAGIGRAYLTDGWKQYVPLKVATHGPLFRYERPQKGRYRQFHQIDAEVIGAAEPQADVELLAMADQLLKELGIAGGVTLNLNTLGDGASRDAWRAALVEHFRGVRADLSEDSQERLEKNPLRILDSKDERDRRFVADAPQIDQFLSAEAQDFFAAVTGGLDAAGVAWTRNAALVRGLDYYRHTAFEFVTDRLGAQGTVLGGGRYDGLMESLGGPQTPAVGWAAGIERLAMLVGTPAEAPAQAAVVVEDDALLAQGTAMVAAIRRAGFSAELVASGSPRKRFDKAVKGGALTLFALSGEGVRTKGDADLLAQVGQAIGGTA